From the Bacillota bacterium genome, the window TTGGCCGGCGGCGCCTCCCCGGGCTTGCGGAGGAGCACCTCGCCGCCCATCCCCAGGCTGAGGAGGAAGTGGGTTTCTGGTCCGGGCTTGCCGCCCGACCCGGCCTTGGACCCCGGTTCGAGCTTGACGAAGACCCACTTGCCCCGGGAAGTGACCGGCCCGATCTTCCTCCCGACGACCAGGTCCTCGAACTCCTTGACCGGGCGATTGAGAATCTTGACCTGGAGGACTTCGACTGAAACGATCTTCTTGCCGCGCAACTCCTGGTCCATCTGCCGGGCAAGGTTAAGGATTTCCGGTAGCTCGGGCACCCGACAACACCTCCGCTGACTGGAATCCGAACCTGGGCAGCCGACTATGCGGTCTGGACCGGCGCCGCCGATTCCGGCGCTGGAGCGCCTACCCGGACGCGAGTCTTGAGCCAGCGCCCGGTACGGAAGACGAGGAAGGTGACCACGGCCCGGGCGCCCCAATCGGCCAACATGGCCACCCATGCGTAGTAGACGGGCAGCTTGAGCCAGGCCACTAGAACGAAGGTCAGGGGGACCCGAACGAGCCAGGCCCCGCCCATGGTGATGAAGAGGGGGGTGCGGGTGTTGCCCGCGCCCCGCAGCGAGCCGCAGAGAATATCGGTCACGGCCATCAGGGGCTGGGCGAACCCGGCCACTCGCAAGCACTGAGAGGCCATCCGGACGACGGCCGGCTCTCCGGTGAAGATGCGGACGAAGAGCGACGGGACGGCCAGGAAGAAGAGGCCGATGCCGCCCATGACGGCCATTCCCACGACCAGGCATTGCCGGACGGCTTCCTTGGCCCCGGCCTCGTCGCCCGCCCCGAGCTTCTGGCCGGCCAGGATGCTGGCGGCCACGGCGAAGCCATAGCCCGGCATGAACGAGAAGGCCTCCGCGTTCATCGAGACGTAACTGGCGGCAGAGGCCACGCTGCCGAGGGCGGTGACGAAGAACATCCCGAAGGTCCTGGCGGTGTCCATGGTCAGCGACTCGACCCCGCTCGGCAGGCTCAGGCGGGCCAGTTCGCCCGATGGACCCCGGCCCCGGGTTAGCTGCGACAGGCGGAGGCCGAGGCGGCAACGCGGGCTGAAGACCCAGGCCAGGGCCAGGCCGGCCCCGAAGACCTGGGCTAGGACGGCGGCCAGGGCCGAACCGATCACCCCGAGCGGCTGGTTGCCGAAGTGCCCGAAGACCAGCCCCCAGGCCAGGATGATGTTGACCACGTTGAGCAAACCGGTCACGAACATCGGGGTCCGGGTGTCCCCGGTGGCCCGGATGGCTGAGAGGGCGATCATCGCCGGGAGGTAGACAGGCGCGCCCATGGCCAAAATGCGGATGTAGGTCGCGGCCGACGCCTGGGTGGCGGCCGGGAGGCTGGTCAGTCCCATCACCCGGCCGGCGCCGAGGAAGGCCGTCACCATCACCGCCAGGCCGCAGAAGAAGGCCAGGCGCAGAGCCTGGGCGGCGGAGCCGGTGGCGGCGTCGCGACGGCCGGCCCCGATGGCCCGGGCGACCAGGGCGGTGACCCCCGTTCCGAGGCCGCCGAAGGCCCAGATGACGGTCCAGTAGACCTGGCCCCCGTTGCCGACGGCGGCGACGGCGTCGGCCCCGACCCGGCCCATGAAGGCCGTGTCAACATTCCAGACCAGGGTGTGGAGGATCAGCTCGATGATGGCCGGCCAGGCCAGGAGAAAGATCTCTCGCCTGAGCCGGTTCACGTTCTCGTTTTTGACGATGGTGGTGGTGGCTTCGATCATGGTATCCCCTTGGGTCTCTGAGCCGGTTTTGGCGCAACTCATTAATTATACCATATCTTCCGACAG encodes:
- a CDS encoding MATE family efflux transporter — encoded protein: MIEATTTIVKNENVNRLRREIFLLAWPAIIELILHTLVWNVDTAFMGRVGADAVAAVGNGGQVYWTVIWAFGGLGTGVTALVARAIGAGRRDAATGSAAQALRLAFFCGLAVMVTAFLGAGRVMGLTSLPAATQASAATYIRILAMGAPVYLPAMIALSAIRATGDTRTPMFVTGLLNVVNIILAWGLVFGHFGNQPLGVIGSALAAVLAQVFGAGLALAWVFSPRCRLGLRLSQLTRGRGPSGELARLSLPSGVESLTMDTARTFGMFFVTALGSVASAASYVSMNAEAFSFMPGYGFAVAASILAGQKLGAGDEAGAKEAVRQCLVVGMAVMGGIGLFFLAVPSLFVRIFTGEPAVVRMASQCLRVAGFAQPLMAVTDILCGSLRGAGNTRTPLFITMGGAWLVRVPLTFVLVAWLKLPVYYAWVAMLADWGARAVVTFLVFRTGRWLKTRVRVGAPAPESAAPVQTA